In the Candidatus Acetothermia bacterium genome, GGGGTCCGTGTTCGCCGCGGATTTCGTTCTCCACTACGTGCGGGTGGAGGTGGGCGAGGCGGGGGTCACGGTGAAGATGATCCCGGTGGCGAGGGAACAGAAGACGGAAACCGGGACCGAGCTCGTTCTCCTATCCGGGGTGCCCCTTGAGGTGGTGGAGTTGGGGGGTGATGGTGGTTGAGAGCCCTGTTGGTGCGGCTTTTGGGGCGGCGGTCGTTCGTATCCCTGCGGGAGCACGCGGCGGCGGTGGAGGCGGCGGCGGAAGAGCTGGGCCGCCAGCTTCGGGCGTGGCTGCGCAATGAGGCAGTGAACGCAGATCTGGTAAGCCAAAAGGAGCACCAGGCGGACATCATGAAGCGGGAGATCCGGGTCCAGCTCACCCGGGCGTTGTGGCTGCCCGTGTCCCGTCCGGCGCTGCTGCAGCTTCTGTGGCACCAGGACGAGATCGCCGACCTCTGTCAAGACGCGGCGCTGATGATGGCCCTGCGCCGGCCAGAGCTCGGCATTGAACTCGAGGACGGGTACCGGGCTTTGGGCGAGGCGCTGAGCAAGACAGTCCACGCCTATCACGTAACCATCGGCGAACTCGACGAGGCCGTGGCCAACGGCAACATCCGCGCCCAGGCCCCCAAGGTGGTGGAGGGGGTGGAGCGGA is a window encoding:
- a CDS encoding DUF47 domain-containing protein; this encodes MRALLVRLLGRRSFVSLREHAAAVEAAAEELGRQLRAWLRNEAVNADLVSQKEHQADIMKREIRVQLTRALWLPVSRPALLQLLWHQDEIADLCQDAALMMALRRPELGIELEDGYRALGEALSKTVHAYHVTIGELDEAVANGNIRAQAPKVVEGVERINQLEHESDLVEREVVATIYRKEELPAFDRYHLIQLVLMLGGVVDQVENAAGDLRVMVSEA